GTTCGATTCATCCCCCTTTTTGTTTTGCTCTGTTGTCACGTCATGAATATTTGAGCTGTAGCCACCGGTTTGCTCTCGTATTTGGATAAGAGAAAAAAAAAGGTGTTACGATGCTCCAAGCAACTGGTGATCCGGCCGGCACTGTGTCGCATCAGTCGACGCATGAACTTTTCACGGCTTATTATATGGTACCAAACCACTACTTTAGGTCACACAACCCATGCAGTTTGCCCGGATTTAGAGCAACTCGAACATGTTCTGGATATTTTAATAAAGGATATCTAGAATCGATAGAAGTTTTGCGGTTCGGTGCGAGCTAAAACTGAACGTTAGTAGAATGTTAATATAACAAATCGAAAATATTATTGTCTCAATATCACATAATATAACAGTAATCCATATTACAGTGAATTTTAAAATCAAATAAATAAACAAATTAAGAATGGTCGGGAATGTAATGAATTGTTCAAACCACACATAAAAAATGAGAAAAGGGGAGACTATTTCCCCCAAAATAGTTGTCACTCATGCTCAACTAGATCACTCaacctctcaaaaaaaaaaaaaaaactagatcACTCAAGAGTAggttagactactcatagtgggagtaactaaggTAGTAATATAGAACTACTACATGCATTGCCAACTAGGTATTTTGATGACATGGCATGCCATTAAATGAAGAAAAATATGGttatggtaactagctatgttaccataacatcacacttttcAAGGTACAATGAGTCTACAAATTAATTAATACAGCCATGCATGATACTACATCAAAGTTACTATGCACTATGAAGATAGTAACATAAACTAGTGTCATATGCATGACACTACTCTATGTAACATAGACTAGTGTCATATGCATGACACTACTCAATGTTAccccccactatgactagtcttatgAGTTCCCTCGTTTTCAATCTGCCAGCACGCTTCCAAGAAAGCTTGGGTCTGGTTCGGGTTCCTATGGAGTTTGGCACGGCTACTAACATTGTCGAAGAAAATTTTCAAGTTCATGTCCCTCTCatcgtcgatgatcatgttgtgtaaAATCACTGCCTTCATGATTCTTTGGAGGGACTTCCTGTCACATAAATGAAGGATCTTGAACAACAGCAAACCTAACTTGAAACACACCAAAAGCTTCCTCaatgttcttctggcatgcttctTCAGCCTTGGAAAAGAACATCCTTTCTTGTTTTTAGATGTTGGATGGTCTACACAAATTTTTACAAGGATAGATGTCATCGGTAAGGTAATACCCCATAGTATAGTCATGACCATTGACGATGTAGTTGCAAGCTAGAGCATCTCCACTAGCAAACCTAGCAAATAGATGAAACCTCTATAAAATATTGATGTCATTTAGAGATCCAGGCAGCCTAAAGAAGAAAAAAATGGCAAATCCACAAGTCGAGGCCACAACTTCAAGCACAATAGTTGGATTACAATCATGACCGGTGTACTACATGTGCCAAGCAGCAGGGCGGTTCTTCCACCTCTAATGCATGCAATTCACGCTTTCATGCATGCCTAGCCATCATGTTGCTTCATTGTGCGCTATCAAACTTTTGTGTTCTCGTTGGGAGCTTGGAGGTATGTGGCACCGAAAACCCGGATCAAAAATTTGGCAAACAATTGCACACAATtgagcgaggtttcttctccattATGAATATACTCATCGGTGTAATCAGCGGAAATGTCATATGCAATCAACCTCATTGCGGCCAATATTTTTTGATACAGACTAAATCCTAGGAGACCAGCATAATTTCTCGACGAGTGAAATAACAGGAGTTTGCCTCGCAAGCGTTCACGACTTTGACAAGCCACTCTCTACATATTCGACAAGGCCTACGAAAGAAATGAGCCGGATAGGTACAAACCGAAGTAATCTCGCATGAGCATGGAATGTACGGGAGCTCGATTGCGAGGAATGCAAAGTCTACCAACCGTCAAGCCTAGGCTCTTGCGTTGCTTGCCGTCTTTGTGTTTCATCATGGCAGCCACCAAGACGAGGTTGTCTACTTTGTCATCGTGGAGGAATTCTTCGATGTCGGAATCGTCTgaagacgacaagtcctcgagcaAAAAATGTGCTACTGTCGAGTTCATCTACAAAGAAAAAAAACGATGCCCACACACAGTTGCATGCGAATCTTGAATAAATGAATATAATTTAGCCTAAACCTACCTCCGGGAGGATGAGGGATTGGacacgttgatacgtctcaaacgtatctataatttcttatgttccatgctagttttatgacaatactcacatgttttatacacactttacatcatttatacgcatttttcggcactaacctattaacgagatgccgaagcgccagttcctgttttgtggtgttttttgtttcagaaatcctacacagaaaatattctcggaattggacgaaacgaacgcccagggtcttattttttcacggagcttccagaagaccgaagaggatacgaagtgtggccacgaggcgccctaaccatagggcggcgcggccagcatggggcccgcgccggcctatggtgtggggcccccgtgcctcccccgactctgcccttccgcctacttaaactctccgtcgcgaaaaccctattaccgagagccacgatacggaaaaagttccagagacgccgccaccgccaatcccatctcgggggattcaggagatcgcctccggcaccctgccggagaggggaattatcaccggagggctctacatcaccatgaccgcctccggattgatgtgtgagtagttcatccttggactatgggtccatagaagtagctagatggttgtcttctcctcattttgttatcatgttagatcttgtgagctgcctaacatgatcaagatcatctatttgtaatgctacatgttgtgtttgttgggatccgatgaatattgaatactatgtcaagttgattatcaatctatcatatatgtgttgtttatgttcttgcatgctctccgttgctagtagaggctctggccaagttgatacttgtgactccaagagggagtatttatgctcgatagtgggttcatgcctccattgaatgcaggacgatgtgtgagaaagttctaaggttgtggatgtgcttgttgccactagggataaaacatcaatgctttgtctaaggatatttgtgttgattacattacgcatcatacttaatgcaattgtctattgtttgcaacttaatgtttggaagggtgcggatgctaacccgaaggtggactttttaggcatagatgcatgctggatagcggtctatgtactttgtcgtaatgccctaagtaaatctcatagtagtcatcatgatatgtatatgcatctctatttgtcaattgcccgactgtaatttgttcacccaacatgctatttatcttattggagagacaccactagtgaactgtggatcccggtccattcttttacatctgaaatacaatctactgcaaactctgttctctgttgttcttcacaagcaaacatcattctccacaccatacgtttaatcctttgtttacagcaagccggtgagattgacaacctcactgttaagttggggcaaagtattgtgattgtgttgtgcaggttccacgttggcgccggaatccctggtgttgcgccgcactacactcctccaccaacaaccttcatgtggccttcatctcctactggttcgataaccttgatttattactgagggaaaacttgctgctgtacgcatcacaccttcctcttggggttcccaacggacgtgtgcttcacgcgttaaaaCATTCTGGTATGCGGTCCGCCACAATGCCTTCGGTCGAGCTTGGCTACAGATGCATGTTGGCACCATGATTGATGTGGCGGGCTGAACGAAACCAGCGGCAGTGAGCTCACCAAGAGGGGGATACGAGCGGTGGTAGTAGGGAAAGCTTTTCTGAGGCGTGGAATGGGCGCATATGGCCAGGATCTACGACGGACGCGACGGTTGGCAGTGGCAGCGAAGGAGGAACCTTAGACACGCGCTCGGAATGAGCTGAAATTTCAGCCGCACCAAATGCTTATGAGCAATCCTAGGTGCTAAATTTGGACGGCCGGAAAATAGACATATGACGTGTCACGGGTTATAAACCGCGGATGTTGCATAAATATAGGGTGTGATTATTTCTCAGTCGACTGAAAACTAACTTCGTTCTCAGTTAGATAATATCATTAAATATCTGTTGCAACTCTTGTTGCAACTCATGACTAGCATGAATCACGATGCAAATTAAATAGTGTAAGACTTGACTGAGCACTTGAGAACTAACAAATCCCATAAATATATCCGACCTGGCCTCTTTTCTAGTATCTGTTTGGATACTTATTCTTTTCCTTAAAAACTGAAAACTGGCATTATTTACAGAACGGATATCGGAGATCTGGTAGGGTTATAGAGTACAGAAAACCCTACGTCCACTTATCCAGGACCACGGTGAGAGTCACCAAGGCGCCGTAGTATAAACAGGAGGCACACATTGGCACGAGCTCGTACTACATTGCACCGACCGGAACGCAGCAGCTAGAGCCTAGAGAACCAAAGCGGCCCACGCCACGCCACGCCGCCGTGCGGACGGAGGGAGCAAAACCGGTGGCGGGCAGTGCCACACCACCGGACACCCGACCACAGTTTCCACATTTCCCCGCCAACTATTTATACAAGCACACCGGCTCTCCTCGTCTCCACCATCCTACTCATCACTCACCATCTCCCGTGCTGCTCCACTCCACTACAGCTCAGTTCACTTCGACACTTGGCTCCCTGCCTGCCTCCGTTCCCACTTCCCGGGATGGACACGTCGGCGTCTCCTGGTCCCAGCTCAGCCTCATCCGCGCCGGAGCCTCGGCACTCGGCCGGCGCCGGCGAATGCCCCACCGGGTTCTGGCCGGCTGCGTGCGAGCTGGCCTGCAAGGTCCTCTGCGCCGTGCTGACGTGCGCCTTCGCCGCGGTCGGGTCCGTGGTGGGCGCCGTGGCGGGGTCGGTGATCGGGCTGGCCACGGAGAGCGGCGTGGTGCGCGGCGCCGGCATCGGCGCCATCTCCGGCGCCGTCTTCTCCATCGAGGTCGCCGAGTCGTCCAGGGACCTCTGGCACTCCACCGACTCCGCCGTCTGGAGCCTCCTCTACATGGTACGTACTACCGCCTGTCGAGATTAATGCATTGCCTCATGCTCTGCTCCAATTGCTCCCGCGCTTGCTTCTTGCATCAGGAAACCTTCATCGTCTCCAAAGTCCAAACCCAGGCGTAGCTGCAAAATTCAGAGCGCTCTGCTGCTTTGTTTCCAGGCAGCTTAGAAATCCAGTTGATATAGCAGCTGCTCTGAATTGAGTTCTATGAGAAGTCAAGCGGATTAGGAGCGAGTAGTAAAGCTGTAGAAGCACATGAATAGCAACATACTACCTCTTTCGCTCTCTGGGCTTATCGATGCTGACAGCAATTAGGTGTGCCCCGTTGTTCCCGTGGGCAGAATTTGGTGTATTTGTGTTTCCAACCGCAGTAGAAGAAATTGTTCTGCAGTTGTTCTTATCGAATCGAATGTGTTTATCACTGAATTATGCTGGTGGAGTATGTCTTTCTTGTGAATAACCTGATATTGTGTTCTAACTCTGCTGCTGTACCATGTTCCTGCAGGTGGACATCATCTTCAGCCTCCTGAGCGGGAGGCTGGTCCGCGAGAAGGTGGGCCCGGCGGTGCAGAGCGCAGTGCAGAGTCAGGTAGCGCCTCAACCTCACCTCGAAAATCATGGCGCGCCATGCTTCATTAAATCCCACTATTTAAAGATTGCACTCTTCTCAGTGATCAACCACTCCAATTAATCAACCTGTCTCAGCATATAGACAGACATCACTAATCGCATCCGATAGCTATGGCCTCTTAACTCTAACAAGATATGTACGTATATTCGTGTCAGTTCGCTCGTGCATTACCCGGCCGGAAGCTAGCTACTGTCGCATTCGGATTCAGGAATTTCTTCTTCTTGctaaaaaaatcaaaaagtaTTTTCCACTTTATTAGTAACAAGGTTGGGTATAAAGGCGCTATCCTATTGCATGCTAATCGTCTAGATCACTCACTAAGTTACACTAGTTAGTTGTGAGGTGAGGTCACCGGTCATGCATCAGTGACAGGCGCCATCAACTAACCCCGGTTTTACACTCTCGTTTTCTATTCCAAGTGGATTACAGCAGGTTGATTTGATCTTCGCATCATCTCAAACGATTAAAAATGTCACATTTCACTGTCAGTCCGGCACTAGTTTTACATCAGGAGAGATACAGCTGCTCACTTCGTTTTCCGGTGGGTCCATGCAGATCAGCGCCCGCAGCTCGTCGTCCGCGGAGGAGCCCAGCGACCTGTTCGAGACCGGCGGCGCCGCGAGAGGGCTGCCGGCGCACGCGCTGCGCCGGCTTCCGGAGATCAAGGTCGCCGCGGACACCGCCGTGGACGCGGCCGGGGACGCGCTGTGCTGCTCGGTGTGCCTGCAGGACATGCAGGTGGGCGAGGCCGCCAGGCGGCTGCCCGGCTGCCGGCACGTCTTCCACGCGCCATGCATCGACCGCTGGCTGCTCAGGCAAGCCTCCTGCCCGCTCTGCCGGCGAGACATCTGAGCCACGGCCCCCGGCCGCGCGCCGTCGTGCAACTGCTTGTGTAACTAATTAAATCGTCGTCGGTCGCCGCTGTGCGCCGGCGGCGGCTCCTGGTGCCCGTAAGGGAACCGGTGAGAGATGGAAACCACGTCCGTGTGTGTAGTGTAGCGATGCGTGACGAGGGCAAGGTTGATCAATGACAATGGCCGAATTGGAACTTGTGGATATATGAAAGAAGAATTGTTCAGTGCCTGGTTTGGCTGTCGTCGTTCTGAGCTGCCTTCCTAGTCTGAACTCTGAAGATATcgcacgttttttttttttttttgagatgattCGTTAAAATCTTGCTCGTTCTGATTTATTAGACGCTGCTCACAAGAACCGGGCACGTCGACACGCGCACAGTTTCTCTGTTTCCCGGCCTGGTTTGTGGTTTCCCCGTACCGTGGGCTTGGCTTCTACCCGTGGTGGACCGTGGACGACAGTAGCCGCAAAATGAACAGAACTGCCAAGCGGCTGTCAAAATCGGGCCGGGGAAGGTGCGGCAATGGTGCGGAAGCTCGTCTCTGTGTGTGGAACTGTGGATGGAAAAACCGTAAAAGTAGACTAGATACAAGCTAAATGAGTGAACCTATACACTAAAAGTAGACTAGATACAAAAAAAAGTGAGTTAACCTTTAAAATAGCTAAACATCTTACATTTCTGCACGGAGGGAGTAGATTCTGAATGGTATGTCCGGTTGAATCCTACATGATTTGGAGCTTACGGAGAATTTCTATATAGAGTAAATTACACCCGAAGTCCACCATCTTGCACCCAATGTGATAGTTTGGTCCACCATCTTGCAAACCGTGAGACCGCCGTCCACAAACTTGTGATTTGCGTGATGGTTTGGTCCTGACCAATCAGGAGGCGACGCGTG
This Lolium perenne isolate Kyuss_39 chromosome 1, Kyuss_2.0, whole genome shotgun sequence DNA region includes the following protein-coding sequences:
- the LOC127308094 gene encoding NEP1-interacting protein-like 1 yields the protein MDTSASPGPSSASSAPEPRHSAGAGECPTGFWPAACELACKVLCAVLTCAFAAVGSVVGAVAGSVIGLATESGVVRGAGIGAISGAVFSIEVAESSRDLWHSTDSAVWSLLYMVDIIFSLLSGRLVREKVGPAVQSAVQSQISARSSSSAEEPSDLFETGGAARGLPAHALRRLPEIKVAADTAVDAAGDALCCSVCLQDMQVGEAARRLPGCRHVFHAPCIDRWLLRQASCPLCRRDI